The sequence GTCCTCTACCTGGAAAGTAGTATAGGTCCTTGTTTTTCCGGGTTCGAATTTTAGATCTATATTCTGAGGTGTACTTCTGGATCTTTCGAAAGTTTCCCTTTCAACCCCGGCATGGAATTTCAAAATTTGATAATATTCTAATAAATAAAAAGTGGGAGTGATCTGGAACCCGGACTGTCCCATATGCGCGGTAGAATTGGGAGTTCCTTTGGAAAATTCAGATTTAGGGTCGAATAGATCATCGTTCGTAAATGAAGTAAAAGTCCTGGTTTCGAGTCTTAACAGTCCATCCAACAAACCCTTTGTGTCCGTTCCCAAAGAAGAAGTATTTCTAAGATATCTTCTATGAACTTGTTGGGTCTGGTTGCTTGCAGGACCTGGAATTCCATGGAATCTATAATTTAGATCATTCCAAAATTTGATCTTTGTAGCGCCTATATCTCCGCTCAATCCGATCATCCCGGAAGTTCTTTCGTATTGAGCATTCCTTCTTCTGTCGATCGTATCGTCCAAAGGATTGACTAATAATGTACCATGATTGTTCAGATAGGAGAAGTTTTGGTCCGATTTTTCTCCGAGTAAGAATACACTGGTGCCAATCCCGCCGTAAGTACCGGTATGCGTTATGCCACCTTTTCCGGTATTAAAACTTCCCGCTCCTATATTAACTCTTGTTTTAGGAGGACCGGAGCCCGCTCTTGTGACTAAGTTTACACTTCCACCGATCGCAGATCCTGAAAATCCAACGGGAGCACCGCTTCTATAAACTTCTATACTTTGTAAATTATCGAAAGGAAGGTCCGCGAGATTTACTTCTCCACCTTGGGAATTATTAAAAGGAACTCCGTCTATAAAGATCCTGGTTTGGTTCGGATTCGTTCCTCTAAGAGAAAGAGTGGAATAAGAACCAAGACCTCCGTATCTTCTGATCCTGACCCCTGCTTCTCTTTCTAAAACGTCCGGAAGATTCGTATAACGTGCATTGTATTGGTCCAGATCGATGGAAGTCTGAAAACCCGTGGGGTTCTTTCTGAAATTTTCCGGTTGAGAATTAGAGCTGGTCTTTCCCACCACTTTTACAGTGGAACTTTCAGTCTTCTGATTCTCTTGCGAAAATATTTGGACTGAAAACAGAAAGAGCCCTAGATGAAGGATCTTGCCGAATC is a genomic window of Leptospira dzoumogneensis containing:
- a CDS encoding TonB-dependent receptor, with product MFKRPKRFGKILHLGLFLFSVQIFSQENQKTESSTVKVVGKTSSNSQPENFRKNPTGFQTSIDLDQYNARYTNLPDVLEREAGVRIRRYGGLGSYSTLSLRGTNPNQTRIFIDGVPFNNSQGGEVNLADLPFDNLQSIEVYRSGAPVGFSGSAIGGSVNLVTRAGSGPPKTRVNIGAGSFNTGKGGITHTGTYGGIGTSVFLLGEKSDQNFSYLNNHGTLLVNPLDDTIDRRRNAQYERTSGMIGLSGDIGATKIKFWNDLNYRFHGIPGPASNQTQQVHRRYLRNTSSLGTDTKGLLDGLLRLETRTFTSFTNDDLFDPKSEFSKGTPNSTAHMGQSGFQITPTFYLLEYYQILKFHAGVERETFERSRSTPQNIDLKFEPGKTRTYTTFQVEDEFRFLDGKLVFTPGVSWDTYRDKFQSDEPWYRKQDPFASSVKTTEFSNPKTGLLWRFWEKENYSLEFKSNIARQYRIPSFLELFGEVGTIIANDSLKPERSENADAGFTGKYKNGELKSNITISYFRKRIKDMILFIPNSQFTLRPENVDSARIDGAEVSHKTEYKGWKFLLEYTYQEAINTSPAPYLNGKYLPLRPKHEISGTIAYRGKRWELGFEGVYVGAVFKDRTNEYINYQPARQIWNAYLTLVLYTSPEEEDPTKKGEKTPKELLLSIDLRNMGDKRVEDIVGYPLPGRNWFITLSGRF